The following are encoded in a window of Candidatus Nitrosotalea sinensis genomic DNA:
- a CDS encoding metallophosphoesterase, which translates to MDLVFSDIHADFNGLDVIVKTASSDDFVKKFGSFSRIINLGDLLERGVHPKQVISKLRSLEQNYPLFSVMGNHDEGFLSGKTVSASSIESMDAHKALDENDLSFFKKNSDGTFGNQEFVDAKNGLFCVHGGPLDPKKITPKNADGEAWLYQRNWQRLTDEGFEFFSYHGYHYKASSAFDEASNHVKNHIILCGHQHMEAALVHRQGTIHDIYHTLDTKKEKISGHVLESKTIDIEPASDYLIRLGLGGPAGYYGVGSSMPHFAVIQYNPKKVILFTVNPIE; encoded by the coding sequence TTGGATCTAGTATTTTCTGACATTCATGCAGATTTTAATGGACTTGATGTTATCGTCAAGACTGCGTCAAGTGATGATTTTGTAAAAAAATTTGGCTCTTTTTCAAGAATCATAAACTTGGGAGATCTACTTGAACGGGGTGTTCATCCAAAACAAGTAATATCCAAATTGCGATCACTCGAGCAGAATTATCCACTTTTTTCTGTGATGGGAAATCATGATGAAGGATTTCTTTCAGGGAAAACAGTTAGTGCGAGTTCCATTGAAAGCATGGATGCACACAAAGCCCTTGATGAAAATGACCTGTCATTTTTTAAGAAAAATAGCGACGGCACATTTGGAAACCAAGAGTTTGTTGATGCAAAAAATGGCTTGTTTTGCGTTCATGGGGGACCACTTGATCCAAAAAAGATAACTCCAAAAAATGCAGATGGAGAAGCTTGGCTATATCAGAGAAACTGGCAGAGATTAACTGATGAAGGATTTGAGTTTTTTAGCTATCATGGATATCATTACAAAGCATCATCGGCATTTGATGAGGCAAGCAACCATGTAAAAAATCACATAATACTATGTGGACACCAGCATATGGAAGCCGCTCTTGTACACAGGCAAGGAACCATTCACGACATTTATCATACACTTGATACAAAAAAAGAAAAAATTTCAGGTCACGTGTTAGAAAGTAAAACCATAGACATTGAACCTGCAAGTGACTATCTAATTAGACTGGGTCTTGGTGGCCCTGCAGGATATTATGGGGTTGGCTCGTCAATGCCACATTTTGCAGTTATACAGTATAACCCAAAAAAGGTAATACTATTTACAGTAAATCCCATAGAATGA
- a CDS encoding HFX_2341 family transcriptional regulator domain-containing protein — protein MTNIVNLRVHVAPVGFEIDRIAIPAKQMKADRVWLLMHTEPSKDRAQGYMEKIRAQLKKEKIEVQIAHSNRFDLFKILKALREIVQQEEGNDIFVNCSSGSKIQAIACMMACMMFQGKTKLTPYYAEPESYSSVKGEQLSSGLKSVVKLPAYEIHTPKPVLVQALKIIQENGGKITKKEMAKIAHEKKLITVHARDENFQQARFASLDKNIIQPLLNEWRFIEVERIGRTRWIKITQEGLGAVEFLV, from the coding sequence ATGACTAATATAGTAAATCTGCGTGTACATGTGGCTCCTGTAGGATTTGAGATTGATAGAATTGCAATACCTGCAAAGCAGATGAAGGCAGATAGAGTCTGGCTTTTAATGCATACTGAACCATCAAAAGACAGGGCACAAGGGTACATGGAAAAAATACGTGCCCAACTAAAAAAAGAAAAAATCGAAGTACAAATCGCACATTCTAACAGATTTGATCTCTTCAAGATCCTAAAGGCACTACGTGAAATTGTACAACAAGAAGAAGGTAATGATATTTTTGTGAACTGCTCTTCAGGATCAAAGATTCAAGCAATTGCATGTATGATGGCATGTATGATGTTTCAAGGAAAAACAAAACTTACACCATATTATGCAGAGCCTGAAAGTTATTCAAGTGTGAAAGGAGAACAATTATCATCCGGACTCAAATCCGTTGTCAAATTACCAGCCTATGAAATTCACACACCAAAACCTGTTTTGGTGCAAGCTCTGAAAATTATACAGGAAAATGGTGGTAAGATAACTAAAAAAGAAATGGCAAAGATAGCGCACGAAAAAAAACTAATCACGGTACATGCAAGAGACGAGAATTTCCAACAGGCTCGATTTGCAAGTCTTGATAAAAATATTATTCAACCACTCTTAAATGAATGGAGATTCATTGAAGTCGAAAGAATTGGAAGAACTAGGTGGATTAAGATAACTCAAGAAGGTCTTGGAGCAGTAGAATTTCTTGTCTAA
- a CDS encoding hemerythrin domain-containing protein, with product MSGTEILRNDHKQIRRLEKVIVKCYTKLYAGNDIPFSDLDIMVTIMAEFLDAVHYAREEDQYFPCVASYNSLKEEIRVFMIEHEFGRRIASNISKHLQRWKSGEDQREPVARFLKAYAVYLDDHLTKEDKFFDNAQNQVLSQEEEKMMYEEFRAVTAVITKFDDLVKSIDYLESTHWMKN from the coding sequence ATGAGTGGTACTGAGATACTACGTAATGATCACAAACAGATCCGTAGATTAGAAAAAGTAATTGTAAAATGTTATACAAAACTTTATGCAGGAAATGACATTCCTTTTTCTGATCTGGATATTATGGTGACAATAATGGCAGAATTTTTGGATGCTGTACACTATGCACGAGAAGAAGATCAGTATTTTCCATGTGTTGCAAGCTATAACTCACTAAAAGAAGAGATTCGTGTATTCATGATTGAACACGAGTTTGGCAGAAGAATTGCATCAAATATTTCAAAACATCTACAAAGATGGAAATCTGGAGAAGACCAACGTGAACCTGTTGCAAGATTTCTCAAAGCATATGCAGTGTATCTCGATGATCACTTGACAAAGGAAGACAAGTTTTTTGATAATGCTCAAAACCAAGTATTATCACAAGAAGAAGAAAAAATGATGTATGAAGAATTTCGTGCAGTTACTGCCGTTATCACAAAGTTTGATGATCTGGTCAAGTCTATAGATTATCTCGAGTCTACCCATTGGATGAAAAACTAG
- a CDS encoding transcription initiation factor IIB: MTRESFGSGGRCPRCGKGPMVTDNTTGEMFCGGCGFVLTERVEESGPEWRSFSKEEHEDRSRTGTPTSLAMHDMGLATIIGPADKDASGKPLSASMKSTIERLRTWDSRSQVHEPVDRNFRQAFSELDRLKDKLALSDAVIEKTAYIYRKALDKGLVRGRSIPGLVAAALYAACRDTETPRTLTDVANGINIKRKDVARCYRLLLRELDLKMPVVDPIKCVARIASKAGLSEKTKRKALQILKDAAEIEISAGKDPMGLAAAALYLSCVMNGENKTQKDVAQAAGVTEVTIRNRYKGLKESLKL; this comes from the coding sequence ATGACTCGCGAATCCTTTGGTTCTGGTGGACGTTGTCCGCGTTGCGGAAAAGGTCCTATGGTGACAGATAACACAACTGGAGAGATGTTTTGTGGAGGTTGTGGTTTTGTATTAACAGAACGTGTAGAAGAATCAGGTCCAGAGTGGAGATCATTTTCAAAAGAAGAACATGAAGATCGAAGTAGAACCGGAACTCCTACTTCACTTGCAATGCATGACATGGGACTTGCAACAATTATTGGTCCTGCAGACAAGGATGCTTCAGGAAAACCGCTTTCTGCATCGATGAAAAGCACAATAGAAAGACTAAGAACTTGGGATAGTAGAAGTCAGGTACACGAACCAGTTGATAGAAACTTTAGACAAGCCTTTAGTGAACTTGATAGATTAAAAGATAAACTTGCATTATCTGATGCAGTAATTGAAAAAACTGCATACATTTACAGAAAAGCATTGGACAAGGGTCTTGTAAGAGGTAGATCAATTCCAGGACTTGTAGCTGCTGCACTATATGCAGCATGTAGAGATACTGAAACACCTAGAACGCTTACTGATGTTGCAAATGGAATCAACATAAAGCGAAAAGATGTTGCAAGATGTTACAGATTGTTATTGCGAGAACTTGATCTAAAGATGCCAGTGGTTGATCCAATAAAATGTGTTGCAAGAATTGCAAGCAAGGCAGGTCTTAGTGAGAAGACAAAAAGAAAAGCTTTGCAGATTCTGAAAGATGCTGCTGAGATTGAAATTTCAGCAGGAAAAGATCCAATGGGTCTTGCAGCTGCTGCACTTTATCTCTCATGTGTCATGAATGGAGAAAACAAGACACAGAAAGATGTTGCGCAAGCTGCAGGAGTAACTGAAGTTACAATCAGAAATAGATACAAGGGACTAAAGGAATCATTAAAACTCTAA
- a CDS encoding SDR family NAD(P)-dependent oxidoreductase: MKLAGKVAIVTGGSRGIGRAVATLFAQHGAQVVITSRNKSEFEYSKNILEISGDIRKTKDVENVVKKTIETFGRIDILINNAGILPKIKPLHEISEEEWNEVIDVNLTGQFRFTKTVIPHLMKTSGCIVNVSSDAGLKSFENFEADAYTASKGALVLLTKAWAVEYAKYKIRVNCVCPGIIETDMTKPWLENDADRAMAVAEHPIGRIGMPDDVAKAILYLASEDSSWITGAILPVDGGAITK, translated from the coding sequence ATGAAACTTGCAGGTAAGGTAGCAATTGTTACTGGAGGGAGTAGAGGTATTGGAAGAGCTGTTGCGACATTATTTGCACAACATGGAGCACAGGTTGTAATAACATCTAGAAATAAATCAGAATTTGAGTATAGCAAAAATATTCTAGAAATTTCCGGAGATATTCGCAAGACCAAAGATGTAGAAAATGTTGTGAAGAAAACAATAGAGACTTTTGGAAGAATTGATATTTTGATAAATAATGCAGGCATTCTTCCTAAAATAAAACCTCTGCATGAGATTTCCGAAGAAGAATGGAATGAAGTGATTGATGTAAACTTGACAGGCCAGTTCCGTTTTACAAAAACTGTGATACCACATCTTATGAAAACTAGTGGATGTATCGTTAACGTTTCATCCGATGCAGGATTAAAGTCATTTGAAAATTTTGAAGCCGATGCATATACTGCTTCAAAAGGCGCCCTTGTCTTGCTTACAAAGGCATGGGCAGTAGAATATGCCAAGTATAAGATACGTGTAAACTGTGTTTGCCCAGGCATTATAGAGACAGATATGACAAAACCATGGCTTGAAAATGATGCTGACAGAGCAATGGCAGTAGCAGAGCACCCAATTGGAAGGATAGGCATGCCAGATGATGTTGCCAAGGCTATACTTTATCTTGCTTCAGAGGATTCCTCATGGATTACAGGTGCAATTTTACCCGTAGATGGCGGTGCCATAACCAAATAA
- a CDS encoding cobalamin-binding protein: MRLVSFLPSATEMLYELGVEDYIMAVTHECNYPAGAKTKPRVIHSSFDPQKMSSQEIDSKVVELANSGKDIYILDEQVLKKANPDLIVAQGICEVCSPYTREISRAMTLLENKPEVLILDPKNLDDILQNIIQVGNKVGKQEKAKELVEKLQKRITRIKNTHIVSKPKVLCIEWLDPLFSAGHWVPQMVEIAGGINGISSTGDKSRRMQIEEITKFDPDIVILMPCGFDVQRTIAEYEKLLENPIWRKIKAVNRGQVYAVNANEYFSKPGPRTVTGVEILAKIIHPDTFRDLQIPKNSIQKIDFE; encoded by the coding sequence ATGAGACTGGTATCATTCCTTCCAAGTGCAACAGAGATGCTTTACGAACTTGGTGTAGAGGATTATATCATGGCAGTAACCCATGAATGCAACTATCCAGCAGGGGCAAAGACAAAACCAAGGGTTATTCATTCTTCATTTGATCCGCAAAAAATGTCAAGCCAGGAAATTGATAGCAAGGTAGTAGAGCTTGCCAATTCTGGTAAGGATATTTACATTTTAGATGAGCAAGTACTCAAAAAAGCAAATCCCGATCTTATTGTGGCTCAGGGAATATGCGAAGTGTGCTCCCCTTATACAAGAGAAATAAGCAGAGCCATGACACTGCTTGAAAACAAGCCCGAGGTTCTCATACTGGACCCAAAAAATCTTGATGATATATTACAAAACATAATTCAAGTAGGAAACAAGGTAGGAAAACAAGAGAAAGCAAAAGAGCTTGTAGAAAAACTTCAAAAAAGAATCACTCGTATCAAAAATACTCACATTGTTTCCAAGCCCAAGGTGCTATGCATTGAATGGCTTGACCCTCTATTTTCAGCAGGGCATTGGGTGCCTCAAATGGTGGAAATTGCAGGGGGAATAAATGGAATAAGCTCAACAGGAGACAAGTCAAGAAGGATGCAAATAGAAGAAATTACAAAATTTGATCCTGACATTGTCATTCTAATGCCATGTGGATTTGACGTACAAAGAACAATTGCTGAATATGAAAAGTTACTTGAAAATCCTATCTGGCGCAAAATTAAGGCAGTAAATCGTGGTCAGGTCTATGCAGTAAATGCAAATGAATACTTTAGCAAGCCAGGCCCAAGAACCGTAACAGGAGTTGAAATTCTAGCAAAAATAATTCATCCTGATACATTCCGAGATCTTCAGATTCCAAAAAACTCTATCCAAAAAATTGATTTTGAATGA